A window of the Acidobacteriota bacterium genome harbors these coding sequences:
- a CDS encoding MFS transporter, translating to MSETTPPSLAERFGLHRPELRAWAMYDWANSAFMTTIIAAVFPVYFATVAAAGLDPNDATFRFSVATTLALTIVAITAPVLGALADYAAMKKTLLFTFQSIGVLATAGMFFIYEGDWSLALVLFVVGNIGVSGAFTFYDSLLPNIASRDELDRVSTAGYALGYLGGGLLLAINLLWISKPEWFGLADAASASRLSFLSVAVWWALFSIPIFRRVPEPPTQVLGDLPRGFALLRVSFGQLMHTLRELRRFKHALLMLVAFLIYNDGINTIIRMASIYGAQIGIAQGHLIAALLLVQFVGIPFAFGFGRLASHIGAKRSIFLALAVYTGISILGYHMTSAVHFYALAILVGTVQGGSQALSRSLFAAMIPRQQSAEFFAFFAVFEKFAGIIGPAIFAYAIAQTGSSRVAILSVIGFFVIGAVLLSFVDVAAGQKAAREAEAEPLAQ from the coding sequence ATGAGCGAGACGACCCCTCCTTCACTGGCCGAGCGATTCGGGCTCCATCGCCCGGAGCTGCGCGCGTGGGCGATGTACGACTGGGCCAACTCGGCCTTCATGACCACGATCATCGCCGCGGTCTTCCCGGTCTACTTCGCGACCGTGGCCGCCGCCGGCCTCGACCCGAACGACGCCACGTTCCGCTTCAGCGTCGCCACCACGCTCGCCCTGACGATCGTGGCGATCACGGCGCCCGTCCTGGGCGCACTCGCCGACTACGCGGCGATGAAGAAGACGCTCCTCTTCACGTTCCAGTCGATTGGCGTGCTCGCCACGGCCGGCATGTTCTTCATCTACGAGGGCGACTGGTCGCTCGCCCTGGTGCTGTTCGTCGTCGGCAACATCGGGGTGTCCGGGGCGTTCACCTTCTACGATTCGCTGCTGCCCAACATCGCGAGCCGCGACGAGCTCGACCGCGTGTCGACCGCCGGGTACGCGCTGGGATACCTCGGCGGCGGCCTGCTGCTCGCCATCAACCTGCTGTGGATCTCGAAGCCTGAGTGGTTCGGCCTAGCCGACGCCGCGTCGGCCAGCCGGCTGTCGTTCCTGAGCGTGGCCGTCTGGTGGGCCCTCTTCTCGATCCCGATCTTCAGGCGCGTGCCCGAGCCGCCGACGCAGGTGCTCGGCGACCTCCCGCGTGGGTTCGCGCTGCTTCGCGTCTCGTTCGGGCAGCTGATGCACACGTTGCGCGAGCTCCGACGGTTCAAGCACGCGCTGCTGATGCTCGTCGCGTTCCTCATCTACAACGACGGCATCAACACGATCATCCGGATGGCGTCCATCTACGGGGCCCAGATCGGGATCGCCCAGGGCCATCTGATCGCGGCGCTGCTCCTCGTGCAGTTCGTCGGCATCCCGTTCGCGTTCGGCTTCGGGCGGCTCGCCTCCCACATCGGCGCGAAGCGGTCCATCTTCCTGGCGCTCGCGGTGTACACCGGCATCAGCATCCTCGGCTACCACATGACGTCCGCAGTGCACTTCTACGCGCTCGCCATCCTCGTCGGCACGGTGCAGGGGGGCAGCCAGGCGCTCAGCCGCTCGCTTTTCGCCGCCATGATCCCGCGGCAGCAGTCGGCGGAGTTCTTCGCCTTCTTCGCCGTGTTCGAGAAGTTCGCGGGCATCATCGGACCAGCCATCTTCGCCTACGCCATCGCTCAGACGGGGTCGAGCCGGGTGGCGATTCTCTCGGTCATCGGGTTCTTCGTCATTGGCGCCGTGCTGCTCTCGTTCGTCGACGTCGCCGCCGGCCAGAAGGCCGCGCGAGAGGCCGAGGCCGAGCCGCTTGCGCAATGA